The genomic interval TCATTTTTCATTACAGCAGAGATAATCAGAGAAAGAATAAATCCGATAAATAACATAGTCAATATACTGATTACCAGTATCGTTCCCGGCCCTGAAAATTGCTCGGCAATCGCCATAGCCTGGTCAATCTGAGCATCATCCATTCCTTTTTCTTCCATTTGTTGCCGTTGCATATCCATTGCCTGCTTCATGGCAGAATTGTCGATAAAACTAACATAGATAGAAGAAAAGATACCGCTAATTAACCCAGATACAGCAGATGCCAAGGCTCCTAAGCCCAATCCCTGTCCATACGACATAAAGCCATCATTCTGGCTTTTAAAATCTTTAATGGCATATACAATTCCTACAACAAGAATCCCTGCAGAAATTACCATACCAATCATACCGGCCGTAGGATTATTGGCAAGTCCGGCGAGTTGGGAGATTAAGTAATAAATAATAAGTCCAAGTCCGATAAATAAACCGTATTTTAAAGCGATACGGGCAGTAGAAGGCGTAGCAGTGGTAGGCTCCATAAGGGTACGGTTTTAAAGTGAAAGGGTATGAATATTACAAATGATCGTTTGTAGAGATTTATTAAAAAATGACGACTGGCAAACTTTACTATATAAAGATAAAATTATACGAACGCTTGTATAAATACAAGCAGGCAGGGTTTAATTTTTGCGCAAAATGGCAGCAAGAAAGCCTGTACCCAGCAGGCAGACGAGAAATTTCTTTATGAATACATCTACGGCTACATGAACAGCCGTTGTACCGGAAATTCTGTCTAACGTATTTGTATAGGCTTCTTTGCCAAATCCTTCTTCTACCTGCTGTCTGGTCTGGATCATTAAATTTTTCAAATCTGCGATATGGCCAGTGAGTACTTCAGGTTCAATAAAAGCGATAAAAACGTAGATAATAAGGGTAGAAAGCAGCGTTGCCATCAGGTTGGTATACAATCCAATCAAAATTCCTTCCCAGAAATGCATTTTGCCGGCTTTCCATTTGTCGCGGTAATAGCCCATAGCAATGGCCATACAAATACATACAATAGCCATATCATACGAACTCATTCGCAGTAACGGACTTTTCCCCAGCCAGTAAAATACAAAGAAATACAGCGATACCAGCAACGCAGCTATCACTCCGGCAATAAGAGATATTTTTGTATAATCTTTGATAAGCATAGATAGCAAGGTTAATCTCTCCATGGTTGGAAAGCAGGCAAGTATAAAAGCATAATCTTTTATTCCCAACAAAGTTTACTAATTTGTAAAAATTCAATAGGAGTCTGGTAATTTAAATCAGAAGCAAATACGCTGAATATCCAGTATGCCAGGAAGGCGGCGAAGATTTATGGCCATCTATTCATACTGTCTTGCACAATTCTTTAGCTCAGCGAAACGTTTTTGAAACAGGCAAAGTTAATTAATCAGGTATCTGCTGATTGCCACGATATAACAGTTCTGCACGCCTTCTGTCTTCAGTGAATGACTTATTGCTGTAATAGATTGTGTAGCTGCATTAATTTAATTATTTTTGATAGTACATGAATTTCCTGTATCCTTCGTTTTTATTTGGTTTACTGGCAGTTGCCATTCCCATTGCCATACATCTGTTCAACTTCCGGCGGACCAGAAAGGTATATTTTACCAATGTGGCCTTCCTGAAGAATGTAGATACCTCAACTAGCTCTTTCCGAAGGCTCAAGCATGTACTTATTCTGGCTGCCCGTACTTTATTTGTAATTTTCCTGGTGCTTGCCTTTGCCCAGCCCTATATTCCCAGCCAGAATAACCGGGCAATTAATACAAGTAGCGGTGTTACCAGCCTGTAT from Rhodocytophaga rosea carries:
- a CDS encoding DUF4199 domain-containing protein, which translates into the protein MEPTTATPSTARIALKYGLFIGLGLIIYYLISQLAGLANNPTAGMIGMVISAGILVVGIVYAIKDFKSQNDGFMSYGQGLGLGALASAVSGLISGIFSSIYVSFIDNSAMKQAMDMQRQQMEEKGMDDAQIDQAMAIAEQFSGPGTILVISILTMLFIGFILSLIISAVMKNERNEFV
- a CDS encoding DUF4199 domain-containing protein; this translates as MLIKDYTKISLIAGVIAALLVSLYFFVFYWLGKSPLLRMSSYDMAIVCICMAIAMGYYRDKWKAGKMHFWEGILIGLYTNLMATLLSTLIIYVFIAFIEPEVLTGHIADLKNLMIQTRQQVEEGFGKEAYTNTLDRISGTTAVHVAVDVFIKKFLVCLLGTGFLAAILRKN